One genomic region from Marinobacter szutsaonensis encodes:
- a CDS encoding OsmC domain/YcaO domain-containing protein, which yields MEIKVNFLDNLRLEAKFDDFTVVTDQPIRYKGDGSAPSPFDYFLASSALCAAYFVRVYCLARNIPTDNIRLSQNNIVDPENRYNQIFKIQVELPEDLPEKDRQGILRSIDRCTVKKVVQTGPNFEIETVESLDEDAQALLMVEPDSAHHTFIEGKDAPLEQTIARMTGILRELGMKIEIASWRNIVPHVWSLHIRDAASPMCFTNGKGATKESALCSALGEFIERLNCNFFYNDQFFGEDIANAEFVHYPDEKWFQPGPEDELPEGILDDHCLAIYNPEGELGGSNLIDTNSGRVDRGICALPYVRQSDGEVVYFPSNLVENLFLSNGMSAGNTLAEAKVQCLSEIFERAVKKQIIEEEIALPDVPREVLARYPEIVEGIEALEAQGFPVLVKDASLGGRFPVMCVTLMNPKTGGVFASFGAHPSFHVALERSLTELMQGRSFEGLNDVPPPTFNSLAVAEPNNYVEHFIDSTGVVSWRFFSAKSDYAFSDWNFSGTNEEEADLLFGILADLGKEVYVAVHEDLGAPTCRILVPGYSEVYPVEDLIWDNTNMALDYREDILNLHSLSDEQLADLAERLEASQLDNYMTIITLIGVEFDENTVWGQLTILELKLLICLALGWHEEALEFVEMFLQFNDNTVERGLFYQAMQAVLEVTLDEDLELDDYIVNFRRMFGDDTMDAVVGSVEGTVRFHGLTPTNMQLEGLDKHLRLVESYKKLHAARALAAGVAEG from the coding sequence ATGGAAATCAAAGTCAATTTTCTCGACAACCTCCGCCTTGAAGCCAAGTTTGACGACTTCACCGTCGTCACTGATCAGCCTATCCGTTACAAGGGCGATGGCTCGGCGCCGAGTCCTTTCGACTACTTCCTGGCATCCTCAGCCCTGTGTGCGGCCTATTTCGTGCGGGTGTATTGCCTCGCGCGCAACATTCCCACCGATAACATCCGGCTGTCCCAGAACAACATCGTGGATCCGGAGAACCGCTACAATCAGATCTTCAAGATCCAGGTGGAGCTGCCGGAGGATCTGCCCGAGAAGGACCGGCAGGGCATCCTGCGCTCGATCGACCGCTGCACCGTGAAGAAGGTGGTGCAGACCGGCCCGAACTTCGAAATCGAGACGGTGGAAAGCCTCGACGAGGACGCCCAGGCGCTGCTGATGGTGGAGCCGGACAGCGCGCACCACACCTTCATCGAAGGCAAGGATGCGCCGCTGGAGCAGACCATCGCCAGGATGACCGGTATCCTGCGCGAGCTGGGCATGAAGATTGAGATTGCCTCCTGGCGCAACATCGTGCCTCACGTGTGGTCCCTGCATATCCGCGATGCCGCCTCACCCATGTGCTTCACCAACGGCAAGGGTGCCACCAAGGAGAGCGCCCTATGTTCGGCCCTGGGCGAGTTCATCGAGCGGCTGAACTGCAACTTCTTCTACAACGACCAGTTCTTCGGCGAGGACATCGCCAACGCCGAGTTCGTGCATTATCCGGACGAGAAGTGGTTCCAGCCGGGCCCTGAGGACGAGCTGCCCGAAGGCATCCTGGACGACCACTGCCTCGCCATCTACAACCCGGAAGGCGAGCTGGGCGGGTCCAACCTGATCGACACCAACTCCGGCCGCGTGGATCGCGGCATCTGTGCGCTGCCGTACGTGCGCCAGTCCGACGGTGAGGTGGTGTACTTCCCCTCGAACCTGGTGGAGAACCTGTTCCTGAGCAACGGCATGAGTGCCGGTAACACCCTGGCCGAGGCCAAGGTGCAGTGCCTGTCCGAGATCTTCGAGCGGGCGGTTAAGAAGCAGATCATAGAGGAAGAGATTGCCCTGCCGGACGTGCCCCGGGAGGTGCTGGCGCGTTATCCGGAGATTGTCGAGGGCATCGAGGCGCTGGAAGCCCAGGGCTTCCCGGTGCTGGTGAAGGACGCCTCCCTGGGCGGTCGGTTCCCGGTGATGTGTGTGACCCTGATGAACCCGAAAACCGGCGGCGTGTTCGCCTCTTTCGGGGCCCATCCGAGCTTCCACGTGGCGCTGGAGCGCAGCCTGACCGAGCTGATGCAGGGCCGCAGCTTCGAGGGCCTCAACGACGTGCCGCCGCCCACGTTCAACAGTCTGGCGGTGGCCGAGCCCAACAACTACGTGGAGCACTTCATCGATTCCACCGGTGTGGTGTCCTGGCGCTTCTTCAGCGCGAAGTCCGACTACGCGTTCAGCGACTGGAACTTCTCCGGCACCAACGAGGAAGAGGCCGATCTGCTGTTCGGCATCCTCGCGGACCTGGGCAAGGAAGTGTACGTGGCCGTACACGAGGATCTCGGTGCGCCCACCTGCCGCATCCTGGTGCCGGGCTACTCCGAGGTGTACCCGGTGGAGGACCTGATCTGGGACAACACCAACATGGCCCTGGACTACCGCGAAGACATCCTGAACCTGCACTCCCTGAGTGACGAGCAGCTGGCGGACCTGGCGGAGCGTCTGGAGGCGAGCCAGCTCGACAACTACATGACCATCATCACCCTGATCGGCGTGGAGTTTGACGAAAACACCGTCTGGGGACAGCTGACCATCCTCGAGCTCAAGCTGCTGATCTGCCTGGCCCTGGGCTGGCATGAAGAGGCGCTGGAATTTGTCGAGATGTTCCTGCAGTTCAACGACAACACCGTCGAACGTGGTCTGTTCTACCAGGCCATGCAAGCGGTGCTGGAAGTGACCCTGGACGAGGATCTGGAGCTGGACGACTACATCGTCAATTTCCGGCGCATGTTCGGCGACGACACCATGGATGCGGTGGTCGGCTCGGTGGAGGGCACTGTGCGTTTCCACGGCCTGACGCCGACCAACATGCAGCTGGAAGGACTGGACAAGCACCTGAGGCTGGTCGAGAGCTACAAAAAGCTGCACGCCGCCCGGGCGCTGGCAGCGGGTGTGGCCGAGGGCTGA
- a CDS encoding DUF1428 domain-containing protein → MSYIDGFVAAVPTANKADYIRHASDAAAVFKEHGVEKMVECWGDDVPEGEVTSFPMAVKCRPDETVVFSWLVWPSREVRDKAMPRIMEDPRLQPDVNPMPFDGKRLIYGGFEVVVDE, encoded by the coding sequence ATGAGTTATATCGATGGATTTGTTGCAGCCGTACCTACCGCCAACAAGGCAGACTACATCCGGCACGCCAGCGATGCGGCGGCCGTCTTCAAGGAACACGGTGTTGAGAAAATGGTGGAATGCTGGGGAGATGATGTACCCGAGGGTGAAGTCACCTCGTTTCCCATGGCGGTCAAATGCCGGCCAGATGAGACGGTGGTTTTCTCATGGCTGGTATGGCCCTCCCGGGAGGTACGGGATAAGGCCATGCCCAGAATCATGGAAGACCCCCGCTTACAGCCGGATGTAAACCCCATGCCGTTCGATGGCAAGCGGCTGATCTACGGGGGCTTTGAAGTCGTGGTGGACGAATAG
- a CDS encoding YciI family protein, with the protein MKYVALVYYQESIIDAMTEQEWHDLNQECVAGVERLSAQGNFLTGQPLQPVDTATTIRVRNEEVLITDGPFAETKEQLAGFYLLDARDLNEAIQLASRIPPARFGSIEVRPARELPPKD; encoded by the coding sequence ATGAAATACGTTGCCCTGGTGTACTACCAGGAAAGCATCATCGATGCGATGACCGAGCAGGAGTGGCACGACCTCAACCAGGAATGCGTGGCCGGCGTGGAGCGGCTGTCAGCTCAGGGCAATTTTTTGACCGGCCAGCCCCTGCAACCGGTGGATACCGCGACCACCATTCGGGTCCGGAATGAGGAGGTGCTGATCACCGACGGACCCTTTGCGGAAACCAAGGAACAACTCGCCGGGTTCTATCTGCTCGACGCCCGGGATCTGAATGAGGCCATTCAACTGGCAAGCCGGATTCCACCCGCACGCTTCGGCAGTATCGAGGTGCGCCCGGCCCGGGAATTGCCTCCCAAAGACTGA
- a CDS encoding RNA polymerase sigma factor gives MANDPLALGQLYQQQSRRVLATLIRLLGDFALAEEAMQEAFTAALRQWPEEGTPDNPTAWLIRAGQRRGIDQIRRKQTARQYSHLLANDEGVAPEPDEQSIADDQLRLMFTCCHPGLSIDARVALTLREMCGLTTEQVASALLQKPATLAQRIVRAKKKIREAGIPYEIPGAKELPQRLPDVLRVVYLVFNEGYSRSDGDSVVDISLATEAIRLAEELGRLLPQGEIFGLLALMRLQHSRRHARQDTNGELVTLEDQDRTRWDQHDIHQGFEWLELALAASPTGPYTLQASIAAVHAQAPEAETTDWNRIARLYDALYRQQPSPVIALNRAVAVAMRDTPADGLRLLDTLINEKEILNYHLFHAARADLYRRAGDPKAAAAAYKRAIDLTSQGPEQRFLQRRLAELGLIT, from the coding sequence ATGGCCAACGACCCTCTCGCACTTGGGCAACTCTACCAGCAACAGTCCCGACGGGTGCTCGCAACGCTGATCCGCCTGCTCGGCGATTTTGCGCTGGCCGAGGAGGCTATGCAGGAGGCCTTCACCGCCGCTCTCCGCCAATGGCCGGAGGAAGGCACCCCCGACAACCCGACCGCCTGGCTGATTCGTGCTGGTCAACGCAGGGGCATCGACCAGATCCGGCGCAAGCAGACCGCCCGGCAGTATTCCCATCTTCTGGCAAACGATGAGGGCGTTGCTCCCGAGCCCGATGAGCAATCCATCGCAGACGACCAGCTCCGGCTGATGTTCACATGCTGCCACCCCGGCCTTTCCATAGATGCCCGGGTAGCGCTGACACTTCGGGAGATGTGCGGACTGACCACGGAGCAGGTAGCCAGTGCCCTGCTTCAGAAGCCGGCCACCCTGGCCCAACGCATCGTGCGCGCCAAGAAAAAGATCCGGGAAGCGGGAATCCCCTACGAGATTCCGGGCGCGAAAGAGCTTCCGCAGCGTTTGCCGGATGTGCTTCGAGTCGTGTATCTCGTCTTCAATGAAGGCTACTCCCGAAGCGACGGAGACTCTGTCGTGGACATCAGTCTCGCCACTGAGGCAATCCGGCTTGCCGAGGAGCTTGGACGTCTGCTGCCGCAGGGAGAAATCTTCGGACTGCTTGCCCTGATGCGACTGCAGCACTCCCGACGTCACGCTCGCCAGGACACGAACGGAGAGCTGGTGACCCTCGAAGATCAGGACCGTACACGCTGGGACCAGCACGACATCCATCAGGGGTTTGAGTGGCTGGAACTCGCCCTTGCCGCTTCCCCTACCGGCCCCTATACCCTGCAGGCCTCCATCGCTGCCGTGCATGCCCAGGCGCCTGAGGCAGAGACCACCGACTGGAACCGAATCGCGCGCCTTTATGATGCTCTATATCGCCAGCAGCCCTCTCCAGTCATTGCACTTAACCGGGCGGTCGCCGTTGCCATGCGTGACACGCCGGCAGATGGACTTCGGCTGCTTGATACCCTCATTAACGAAAAAGAAATCCTCAATTATCACCTGTTCCATGCCGCCAGGGCCGATCTCTATCGCCGCGCCGGCGACCCGAAAGCCGCAGCAGCGGCCTACAAACGCGCCATCGACCTGACCAGCCAGGGTCCCGAGCAACGTTTCCTTCAACGCAGGTTGGCAGAGCTCGGGCTCATTACCTGA